Below is a window of Scyliorhinus torazame isolate Kashiwa2021f chromosome 24, sScyTor2.1, whole genome shotgun sequence DNA.
GCCAAGCCCCATAGTTTCGGAATGGGACAGTGAAGGCTGGGGCCTGGAGGAGAGCTGGCAGCCCAAGGAGAAAGCGGctgccgccccgaccccccccagaGACGACAGCTGGAACACTGAATGGGGCGACGAGCTGATACCAAGTCAGACCAAGACGCTGACGGTCAAAGCTTCAGCGAGTGGGCCGGACGTGCGGTTCGCAAGTGAATACAACTGGGACAGCACGAGCGGCTCGGGCAGACAGGAGGACTTCTTTGCCACGGTCATTCAGGCACCTGCTGTAACCCAGGTAAATGtagtacactggccccatcaaacactcccaggacagatacagcacggggttaaatacagagtaaagctctctctacactgtccccatcaaacactcccaggacaggtacagcacagggttagatacagagtaaagctccctcgacactgtccccatcaaacattcccaggacaggtacagcacggggttagatagagtaaagctccctctacactgtccccatcaaacactcccaggacaggtacagcacgaagttcgatacagagtaaagctccctctacactgtcccccatcaaacactcccaggacagatacagcacggggttagatatagagtgaagctccctctacattgtccccatcaaacactcccggggcaggtacagcacggggttcgatacagagtaaagctccctctacattgtccccatcaaacactcccggggcaggtacagcactgggttagttacagagtaaagctccctctgcactgtccccatcaaacactcccggggcaggtacagcacggggttagatacagagtaaagctccctctacactgtccccatcaaacactcccggggcaggtacagcacggggttagatacagagtaaagctccctctacattgtccccatcaaacactcccaggacagatacagcacggggttagatacagagtaaagctccctctacactgtcccccatcaaacactcccggggcaggtacagcatggggttagatacagagtaaagctccctctacactgtccccatcaaacactcacaggacaggtacagcatggggttagatacagagtaaagctccctctacactgtccccattaaggtgcgtggggcaaggtttagaggagatgtgcgaggaaagttttttttcacaccgagggtagtgggcgcctggaactcgctgccggaggaggtggtggaagcagggacgatagtgacgtttaaggggcatcttgacaaatacatgtgtAGAccgttttagtttagtcgggcagcatgatcaacgcaggcttggagggccgaagggcctgttcctgtgctgtactgttccttgttctttgttcaatgtcaACTGGTGGCACTTCTCTGAGTCTTTAAGACATTCGCTGTTGATGGGATCTGGCTGCCGTGTTCGCTGTGTTACAACCGGTTCCTCAAAGCCACTTCGTGTAAAAGGGTTTTGCGAAGGCCACCCCCCCCGGTTTAATGGAACGGCGCTGTGCGTCGAAAGAGGCTACATGACGCGAGATGGCTTTGTTAATCACGTGTTAACTTCCTCCCTAGAAAAGCGAGGATGCGTGGAGCGCGGACGCCACCGCCGGCTGGGACACGGAGGATAACTGGGAGTCAGTGGAAGCACATCCAGGTCAGTAAGTGCCGCCAAATTGCCGGGCTGACTTTGACGCGCGGATTGAGTTCATGTTGTCTGCCCGCCGTTGGACGCCTTGTTTGAGAATCGCGTGGGTGCGGAGCATCCCGTTCCCAGAACGCTCCACTTGCGAGCATTCCCAGGCTCGAGAAATCAGGACAGCTGGGCAAGGTTGTCTTTCCCGACCCAGGTCCGGGGAatgggtggcgcggtggttagcaccgctgcctcacaggcgccagggacccgggtt
It encodes the following:
- the scyl1 gene encoding N-terminal kinase-like protein, with translation MTGSKVPSPIVSEWDSEGWGLEESWQPKEKAAAAPTPPRDDSWNTEWGDELIPSQTKTLTVKASASGPDVRFASEYNWDSTSGSGRQEDFFATVIQAPAVTQKSEDAWSADATAGWDTEDNWESVEAHPGLSKSDVSKKKREERKREMEAKRAERRAVKGPLKLGARKFD